The nucleotide window GATAATAATCCAAATGCCCAATTGGAGACCGGTTACTTTGAAACAATACAATAATTGTACTTCCTCCCGCGCGGATATTTGTGTAACAGCGTTTAATTCCAAAATGATTTTTGAATGGCAAACCGCATCTGCATTGTATCCGCGTTTTAGTTTACTTCCCGTATAGACAACCGGATAGCTTTTTTCTTTTTCAAAAGGAATTCCCCTCTTCGAAAATCCAATTAACAAAGCATCCGCATATCCCCCTTCCAGAAACCCCGGTCCGAGGGTCCGGTGGACAACCATCGCGCATCCGATGAACGCATAGACTTCCTGACGGTACAGGATCTCTCTCCTATATCCCCCTGTTTTTTACCAGGATAGCCTTTGTGTAATTTCCGATCTTCTTCGTGTGGCTTCGTGGATTCTAGAGCACCCCCGCCTGC belongs to Anaerolineales bacterium and includes:
- a CDS encoding GxxExxY protein, which gives rise to MVVHRTLGPGFLEGGYADALLIGFSKRGIPFEKEKSYPVVYTGSKLKRGYNADAVCHSKIILELNAVTQISAREEVQLLYCFKVTGLQLGIWIIIGSVGNREWKRMII